One Streptosporangium sp. NBC_01495 DNA window includes the following coding sequences:
- a CDS encoding XRE family transcriptional regulator has product MMGTPGTPLEWAVRLREERKAKVGTVADMARRLKEAAGEQRGKLPSIDDLTRTIRGWERGDHYPSERYRLLYARALRSTEADLFDLAERPSLPVPALPLPTVAPDADLFERIARSVQQPSRVDQRTVDWLATCLAEHRKVEDTIGSRPLLGIVRQQLGVVVELARGARGSLADTVVDLAAQYAQFVAWMSLDVDDQAAALAWYDRAHDWALEIDDVNMAMTTLSMKAHQAWSAGNARRCVRLADAARWHDGRVTPGVRGMAAQMAARGHALAGDARPARTLLDEAEALIRQAAEHTDDEPVWMYFYDETWFRLQRGMTELHLANWPKAIDLLTDGLSGLPESYKRDRAWYGSCLAKAHAEAGDAAAAVQVSLPVVADAVELNRHARRELVAVAALLRRRESPQAATLQEALTAADRTSGG; this is encoded by the coding sequence ATGATGGGCACCCCAGGAACACCCCTCGAGTGGGCCGTACGGCTGCGCGAGGAGCGCAAGGCCAAGGTCGGCACCGTGGCGGACATGGCACGTCGGCTCAAGGAAGCCGCCGGAGAACAGCGCGGCAAACTGCCCAGCATCGACGACCTCACGCGGACCATCCGGGGATGGGAACGCGGCGACCACTACCCCAGCGAGCGCTACCGCCTGCTGTACGCCCGCGCACTGCGGAGCACCGAGGCCGACCTGTTCGACCTCGCCGAGCGCCCCAGCCTCCCGGTGCCCGCGCTGCCCCTGCCGACCGTCGCACCCGACGCCGATCTGTTCGAGCGGATCGCCCGCAGCGTCCAGCAGCCCAGCCGGGTGGATCAGCGCACCGTGGACTGGCTGGCGACCTGTCTTGCCGAACACCGCAAGGTCGAAGACACCATCGGCTCGCGTCCGTTGCTCGGCATCGTGCGGCAACAGCTCGGCGTGGTGGTCGAGCTTGCCCGGGGCGCCCGCGGATCGCTGGCCGACACGGTGGTGGACCTGGCCGCGCAGTACGCCCAGTTCGTCGCGTGGATGTCGCTGGACGTCGACGACCAGGCCGCCGCGCTCGCCTGGTACGACCGCGCGCACGACTGGGCGTTGGAGATCGACGACGTGAACATGGCCATGACCACGCTCAGCATGAAGGCTCACCAGGCATGGAGTGCGGGCAATGCCCGCAGGTGTGTTCGGCTCGCCGACGCGGCCCGCTGGCACGACGGCCGAGTGACACCGGGTGTGCGGGGAATGGCCGCGCAGATGGCCGCCCGAGGTCACGCGCTCGCAGGCGACGCCAGGCCCGCCCGCACGCTGTTGGACGAGGCCGAGGCCCTGATCCGCCAGGCCGCCGAGCACACCGACGACGAGCCGGTGTGGATGTACTTCTACGACGAGACGTGGTTCCGCCTCCAGCGCGGCATGACCGAACTGCACCTTGCGAACTGGCCCAAGGCGATCGACCTGCTGACGGACGGGCTGTCCGGCCTGCCGGAGAGCTACAAGCGGGATCGTGCCTGGTACGGCTCATGCCTGGCCAAGGCCCACGCCGAAGCCGGAGACGCGGCGGCGGCCGTGCAGGTGAGCCTGCCCGTCGTGGCTGACGCTGTCGAACTGAACCGCCATGCCCGCAGGGAACTGGTCGCTGTCGCGGCCCTTCTCCGGCGGAGAGAGTCACCTCAGGCCGCCACCTTGCAGGAGGCTCTTACAGCTGCCGACCGCACAAGCGGGGGCTGA
- a CDS encoding DUF3566 domain-containing protein, which translates to MTTEDGKQADTTVRIRPSGSPPPSAPPPPLQSPVPPPPSSPPPGGPGRPPAGQQNNRAPWSPGSLSSPQAPSDGPGRKAADVGGPRSPRKAHLVLRRVEPWSAMKFSFVVSLVCFVVLFIAVAVLYMVLSGLGVFENIIQTVTQLTTADGKATSGVDIASWFEPVRILGYTALIGAVNVVLITALSTLGAVIYNVASDLVGGVEVTFSEAE; encoded by the coding sequence GTGACGACAGAGGACGGCAAGCAGGCCGACACCACGGTGCGGATCCGTCCAAGCGGATCTCCACCGCCCTCCGCGCCACCGCCACCGCTGCAGTCGCCCGTACCGCCCCCGCCGTCCTCGCCCCCGCCGGGGGGGCCGGGTCGTCCTCCGGCCGGGCAGCAGAACAACCGCGCCCCGTGGTCGCCCGGCAGCCTGTCGTCGCCCCAGGCCCCGTCGGACGGGCCCGGCAGGAAGGCCGCCGACGTCGGCGGTCCCAGGTCGCCCCGCAAGGCGCACCTGGTGCTGCGCAGGGTCGAGCCGTGGTCGGCCATGAAGTTCAGCTTCGTCGTGTCCCTGGTCTGCTTCGTGGTGCTGTTCATCGCGGTCGCGGTGCTCTACATGGTGCTGTCCGGCCTCGGGGTGTTCGAGAACATCATCCAGACGGTCACCCAGCTGACGACGGCCGACGGCAAGGCCACCAGCGGTGTCGACATCGCCTCCTGGTTCGAGCCGGTCCGCATCCTGGGCTACACCGCCCTGATCGGCGCGGTGAACGTCGTGCTGATCACCGCCCTCTCCACCCTCGGCGCTGTGATCTACAACGTCGCCTCCGACCTGGTCGGCGGCGTGGAGGTCACCTTCAGCGAGGCCGAGTAG
- the gyrA gene encoding DNA gyrase subunit A, with protein MTEVNTPPGPPTDRVEPVDIQSEMQRSYMDYAMSVIVSRALPDVRDGLKPVHRRVLYAMYDGGYRPDRGYFKCSRVVGDVMGSYHPHGDSSIYATVVRMAQPWSLRYTLVDGQGNFGSPGNDPPAAMRYTECKLAPIAMEMLRDIDKDTVDLVPNYDGRSQEPLVLPSRFPNLLVNGAAGIAVGMATNIPPHNLREVASGIVWCLQNPEADDEELLEALIARVKGPDFPTGALIVGRRGIDDAYRTGRGSITMRAIVEVEEDAKGRQCLVVTELPYQVNPDNLALTIAEAVKDGRITGIADVRDESSSRVGQRLVIVLKRDAVAKVVLNNLFKHTQLQTTFGANMLALVDGVPRTLRLDQFVRHYVAHQIEVVVRRTRYLLRKAEERAHILRALLKALERMDEVIALIRRSPSASAAQGGLMTLLEIDEIQAQAILDMQLRKLAALERQQITDEHDSLMTQITEYQAILASPERQRTIVQDELSELTARYGDERKTEIIAYEGDMSIEDLLAEEDMVVTITRGGYAKRTNTDLYRAQKRGGKGVRGAQLRQDDIVDHFFVTTTHHWLLFFTNKGRVYRVKAYELPDSGRDARGQHLANLLAMQPDEVVMEVLDLRDYEVAPYLVLATRSGLVKKTRLSEYDSPRTGGLIAINLREDDEVIAARLVSEDDDLLLVSRGAQSIRFTASDEAMRPMGRATSGVIGMRFLDGDELLAMNRIADGDNVLIATEGGYAKRTPVDQYPLQGRGGKGVLTAKIVSARGKLVGAVMVRPEDEVFAITSAGGVIRTSAGEIKQSGRQTMGVRLMNLAEGDSVVALARNAEALETGEHVGTGEDAEVHVETDENGEGENP; from the coding sequence GTGACGGAAGTCAACACTCCGCCCGGCCCTCCGACCGACCGCGTCGAGCCGGTCGACATCCAGTCCGAGATGCAGCGCAGCTACATGGACTACGCGATGTCGGTCATCGTCTCGCGTGCGCTGCCGGACGTTCGTGACGGCCTCAAACCGGTGCACCGCCGCGTGCTGTACGCCATGTACGACGGCGGCTACCGGCCCGACCGCGGATACTTCAAGTGCTCCCGCGTCGTCGGCGATGTCATGGGCTCCTACCACCCGCACGGCGACTCGTCGATCTACGCCACCGTGGTGCGGATGGCCCAGCCCTGGTCGCTGCGCTACACGCTGGTCGACGGGCAGGGCAACTTCGGCTCGCCGGGCAACGACCCGCCGGCGGCGATGCGCTACACCGAGTGCAAGCTCGCGCCCATCGCCATGGAGATGCTGCGCGACATCGACAAGGACACCGTCGATCTCGTCCCCAACTACGACGGGCGCTCCCAGGAGCCCCTGGTCCTGCCCTCGCGCTTCCCCAACCTGCTGGTCAACGGGGCGGCGGGCATCGCGGTCGGCATGGCCACCAACATCCCGCCGCACAACCTGCGGGAGGTGGCCAGCGGCATCGTCTGGTGCCTGCAGAACCCCGAGGCCGACGACGAGGAGCTCCTCGAAGCGCTGATCGCCCGGGTCAAGGGGCCAGACTTCCCCACCGGCGCGCTGATCGTCGGCCGCCGCGGCATTGACGACGCGTACCGCACCGGCCGCGGCTCGATCACCATGCGGGCGATCGTCGAGGTCGAGGAGGACGCCAAGGGCCGCCAGTGCCTGGTCGTCACCGAGCTTCCCTACCAGGTCAACCCGGACAACCTCGCGCTGACCATCGCCGAGGCGGTCAAGGACGGCCGGATCACCGGCATCGCCGATGTCCGCGACGAGAGCTCCTCGCGCGTGGGCCAGCGCCTGGTGATCGTGCTCAAGCGCGACGCGGTCGCCAAGGTCGTGCTGAACAACCTCTTCAAGCACACCCAACTGCAGACCACCTTCGGCGCCAACATGCTCGCCCTGGTCGACGGCGTGCCGCGCACGCTCAGGCTCGACCAGTTCGTCCGCCACTACGTGGCGCATCAGATCGAGGTCGTGGTCCGCAGGACCCGATACCTGCTGCGCAAGGCCGAGGAGCGGGCGCACATCCTGCGCGCGCTGCTCAAGGCCCTGGAGCGGATGGACGAGGTCATCGCCCTGATCCGGCGATCGCCCTCGGCGTCCGCGGCGCAGGGCGGCCTGATGACGCTGCTGGAGATCGACGAGATCCAGGCGCAGGCCATCCTCGACATGCAGCTGCGCAAGCTGGCCGCCCTGGAGCGCCAGCAGATCACCGACGAGCACGACTCGCTGATGACGCAGATCACCGAGTACCAGGCGATCCTCGCCTCGCCCGAGCGGCAGCGCACGATCGTCCAGGACGAGCTCTCGGAGCTCACGGCGCGGTACGGCGACGAGCGCAAGACCGAGATCATCGCCTACGAGGGCGACATGTCGATCGAGGACCTCCTGGCCGAGGAGGACATGGTCGTCACGATCACCCGCGGCGGCTACGCCAAGCGAACCAACACAGATCTTTACCGGGCGCAGAAGCGCGGCGGCAAGGGCGTGCGGGGCGCGCAGCTGCGCCAGGACGACATCGTCGACCACTTCTTCGTCACCACGACCCACCACTGGCTGCTGTTCTTCACGAACAAGGGCCGCGTCTACCGGGTCAAGGCGTACGAGCTGCCCGACTCCGGCCGCGACGCGCGCGGGCAGCACCTGGCGAACCTGCTGGCCATGCAGCCGGACGAGGTCGTCATGGAGGTTCTTGACCTGCGTGACTACGAGGTCGCCCCGTACCTCGTGCTGGCCACCCGCAGCGGCCTGGTGAAGAAGACGCGCCTCTCCGAGTACGACTCGCCGCGCACGGGCGGTCTCATCGCGATCAATTTGCGCGAAGATGATGAGGTGATCGCTGCCAGGCTGGTGTCGGAGGACGACGACCTCCTCCTCGTCTCGCGCGGCGCCCAGTCCATCCGCTTCACGGCCTCCGACGAGGCCATGCGCCCGATGGGCAGGGCGACCAGCGGCGTGATCGGCATGCGCTTCCTCGATGGGGACGAGCTGCTGGCGATGAACCGGATCGCCGACGGCGACAACGTGCTCATCGCGACCGAGGGCGGATACGCCAAACGCACCCCTGTGGATCAGTACCCTCTCCAGGGAAGGGGCGGAAAGGGAGTCCTGACCGCCAAGATCGTTAGCGCGCGTGGCAAGCTGGTTGGCGCGGTCATGGTCAGGCCCGAGGACGAGGTTTTCGCGATCACGTCCGCCGGAGGGGTTATCCGGACGAGTGCCGGGGAGATCAAGCAGTCTGGCCGCCAGACGATGGGGGTTCGGCTGATGAATCTGGCGGAGGGGGACAGCGTCGTGGCTCTGGCCCGCAATGCGGAGGCGTTGGAGACCGGTGAGCACGTGGGGACCGGGGAGGACGCCGAGGTGCACGTGGAGACCGATGAGAACGGGGAAGGGGAGAATCCGTGA
- the gyrB gene encoding DNA topoisomerase (ATP-hydrolyzing) subunit B — MSYDASSITVLEGLEAVRKRPGMYIGSTGERGLHHLVYEVVDNSVDEALAGHADRIEVTLLADNGVRVVDNGRGIPVGNVPGENRPAVEVVLTVLHAGGKFDDKSYAVSGGLHGVGVSVVNALSSKLDVEIRTDGHLWRQSYVDTRPTAPLAKGEKTDETGTSITFWADETIFETTTWHFETLARRFQEMAFLNKGLTISIRDERPDFVDEDEPKEVTYHYEGGLSDFVQHLNSKKEPAHLSVIDFEEQGEGIAVEIAMQWNNSYSESVYTFANTINTAEGGTHEEGFRAALTSIVNRYAREQKFLKEGKDDNLAGEDIREGLTAIISVKLADPQFEGQTKTKLGNTEAKSFVQKACNDHLRDWFERNPGEAKDIITKSLQASRARLAARQARDLTRRKSLLESGSGLPGKLADCQWSDPEKCELYIVEGDSAGGSAKGGRDSKFQAILPIRGKILNVEKARIDKVLQNNEVQALITAMGTGVHDEFDIAKLRYHKLILMADADVDGQHITTLLLTLLFRFMRPLIEAGHVYLSQPPLYKIKWDRKGEDASYAYSDRERDVVIQAGIDAGKPDPRPRDNVQRFKGLGEMNANQLWDTTMNPDTRLLLQVTLDDAAQADELFSVLMGEDVEARRSFIIRNARDVRFLDV; from the coding sequence GTCCGTAAGCGCCCCGGCATGTACATCGGCTCCACCGGCGAGCGCGGTCTCCACCACCTCGTCTACGAGGTCGTCGACAACTCCGTCGACGAGGCCCTGGCCGGACACGCCGACCGGATCGAGGTCACCCTGCTCGCCGACAACGGCGTGCGGGTCGTCGACAACGGCCGCGGCATCCCCGTCGGGAACGTCCCCGGCGAGAACCGTCCCGCGGTCGAGGTCGTCCTGACCGTGCTGCACGCGGGAGGCAAGTTCGACGACAAGTCGTACGCGGTCTCCGGCGGTCTGCACGGCGTGGGCGTCTCCGTCGTCAACGCGCTGTCCAGCAAGCTCGACGTGGAGATCCGCACCGACGGCCACCTCTGGCGGCAGAGTTATGTGGACACCAGGCCCACCGCCCCCCTCGCGAAGGGGGAGAAGACCGACGAGACCGGCACCTCGATCACCTTCTGGGCCGACGAGACCATCTTCGAGACCACGACCTGGCACTTCGAGACCCTCGCGCGCCGCTTCCAGGAGATGGCCTTCCTCAACAAGGGCCTGACGATCTCCATCAGGGACGAGCGCCCCGACTTCGTCGACGAGGACGAGCCCAAAGAGGTCACCTACCACTACGAGGGCGGCCTGTCCGACTTCGTCCAGCACCTCAACTCCAAGAAGGAGCCCGCCCACCTCTCGGTGATCGACTTCGAGGAGCAGGGCGAGGGCATCGCCGTCGAGATCGCGATGCAGTGGAACAACTCGTACAGCGAGTCGGTCTACACCTTCGCCAACACGATCAACACCGCCGAGGGCGGCACCCACGAGGAGGGCTTCCGCGCGGCGCTGACGTCCATCGTCAACCGCTACGCGCGCGAGCAGAAGTTCCTCAAGGAAGGCAAGGACGACAACCTCGCCGGAGAGGACATCCGCGAGGGTCTCACCGCGATCATCTCGGTGAAGCTGGCCGACCCGCAGTTCGAGGGCCAGACCAAGACCAAACTGGGCAACACCGAGGCGAAGTCGTTCGTCCAGAAGGCCTGCAACGACCACCTGCGCGACTGGTTCGAGCGCAACCCCGGCGAGGCCAAGGACATCATCACGAAGTCCCTGCAGGCCTCCCGCGCCCGCCTCGCGGCCCGCCAGGCCCGCGACCTGACCCGGCGCAAGTCGCTGCTGGAGTCGGGCTCCGGGCTGCCGGGCAAGCTGGCCGACTGCCAGTGGAGCGACCCGGAGAAGTGCGAGCTGTACATCGTCGAGGGTGACTCGGCGGGCGGCTCCGCCAAGGGCGGCCGCGACTCCAAGTTCCAGGCGATCCTCCCGATCCGCGGCAAGATCCTCAACGTCGAGAAAGCCCGGATCGACAAGGTCCTGCAGAACAACGAGGTCCAGGCGCTGATCACCGCCATGGGCACGGGCGTGCACGACGAGTTCGACATCGCCAAGCTCCGCTACCACAAGCTCATCCTGATGGCGGACGCCGACGTCGACGGCCAGCACATCACGACGCTGCTGCTGACCCTGCTGTTCCGCTTCATGCGGCCGCTGATCGAGGCAGGGCACGTCTACCTCTCCCAGCCGCCCCTCTACAAGATCAAGTGGGACCGGAAGGGCGAGGACGCCTCCTACGCCTACTCCGACCGCGAGCGCGACGTGGTCATCCAGGCCGGCATCGACGCGGGCAAGCCCGACCCCCGGCCGCGCGACAACGTGCAGCGCTTCAAGGGACTGGGCGAGATGAACGCCAACCAGCTCTGGGACACGACCATGAACCCCGACACCCGCCTTCTCCTCCAGGTCACCCTTGACGACGCGGCCCAGGCCGACGAGCTGTTCAGCGTGCTCATGGGTGAGGACGTCGAAGCCCGCCGTTCCTTCATCATTAGGAACGCCCGGGATGTCCGTTTCCTCGACGTGTAG